A region of the Chloroflexota bacterium genome:
CATCCTGGCCGGCCCGGCCCCCAGGGGCTGGGCCACGTCGGCTCGCCGGGCTTGGCGGCCTGCCAGAGCAGGAAGTCGATCGGCTGCTCCTTGCGCGGATCGTTGGCCGGGTCGCCGGTCTCCGTCAGGCGGACGGCCATCTCGTCGGCCGGCAGGCGGGAGAGGGAGCCGTACTCCGGATCGCTGGCGACGCGGAAGTAGACGTTTCCGTCCACCTCGTAGGCGTGCCCCTTCGAGATCAGCGTGTCGATCATCTCGACCATCAGCGGGATCTCTTCGGTGGCGCGGGGGTACTTGACGGGCGGGAGGACGTTCAGGTTGTCGAGCGCGGTCTGGTGGATCTTGACGTACCGGTTGCCCAGCTCATCCCACGGCTCGCTAACCTCGTTGGCCTTGCGGAGGATGTCATTGTCGATGTCAGTGATGTTCTGGATGTAGCGGACCTTGTACCCCTGGTACTGGAGGAACCTGCTCAGCACGTCGAACGAGACGTAACAGAACGCATGGCCCAGGTGCGCGGTGTCGTAGGGGGTGACGCCGCAGACGTAGATGCGGACCTCGTCGCCCTCCGGCTGGAACTCTTCAATGGTCCGACTCAACGTGCTGTACAGCCGCAGGCTCACGCCGCTCACTCCAAACGAGAGGTTCCGACTCGCCATTGTAGGCGCACCGTCGTGGTGCGCGTCGCCGGCAGAGGGAACACAGACCGTGCCCGATTTGTTCCCACCGGCCGCGCGCGTGGGGCCGAAAACCCGAACCCGCTCACCCACGCCATATGCTACGGTTCCAGGCAGACGCTCGGGCGGACGACGCTCGTGGAGGAGCATGGTGGACGGGATCGCGCAGAATCAGGGAGATGCGCCGCGCCTCGGCTTGGGACGCCCGACCTTCGGCATGACGCGTG
Encoded here:
- a CDS encoding cysteine--tRNA ligase, giving the protein MRLYSTLSRTIEEFQPEGDEVRIYVCGVTPYDTAHLGHAFCYVSFDVLSRFLQYQGYKVRYIQNITDIDNDILRKANEVSEPWDELGNRYVKIHQTALDNLNVLPPVKYPRATEEIPLMVEMIDTLISKGHAYEVDGNVYFRVASDPEYGSLSRLPADEMAVRLTETGDPANDPRKEQPIDFLLWQAAKPGEPTWPSPWGPGRPGWHIECSAMSIRYLGETLDIHGGGGDLVYPHHESEIAQSETWTGQKPFARVWMHIGMLRMDGEKMSKSLGNMVFVHDLIKEHRPEAIRLYLSGVRYRDVLEWNPRTLVEAGLLVSHLEAAATVAGGTSGAPFESAALRARFVAAMEDDLDTPQAIAVLRELADSILAAAKSGRPVADAQADLRALTGILGARLPG